In the genome of Dermacentor silvarum isolate Dsil-2018 chromosome 1, BIME_Dsil_1.4, whole genome shotgun sequence, one region contains:
- the LOC119432620 gene encoding uncharacterized protein LOC119432620: MLLRRKIPSGSGARGQTSANGDTTLEKSESELEDCQRLCTSGISSKPKMKTNFFKSLREHWRKRKTKLAVQNGIEVCSGPPEPSSRKRDVTVYCSGSSPLTAPDSHEDSPNDANDNYVRAGVGSDGESACSDADGETESPRHDLPSSSSFAAPSVPDGQAGSVRGVTEHFTHSQLNLEQRRTSCNIEEVSGRQLSATSNRCLSQPVTVHGHGYTSTACEDHWKRTGPHDGTTQSAGVAGGADRLHTEASVVSSAAEVPQVPPRQPQCDAIPPVFVPVFPETDGREDTRISSLSEELFKLSKHGWYWGPITRGEAEEKLADQPDGAFLVRDSSDDRYLLSLTFKSYGKTLHTRIEHCNGLFSFYAQSGPEGRACIVDLIQESMNYSQSDMWTLCKCIQVCPISSSHAPNLKISLGRAVTSKHVSLEFHAMLVVSTLIK, translated from the exons ATGCTGCTCCGTCGTAAAATTCCTTCGGGGAGCGGTGCAAGAGGACAGACTAGTGCAAATGGCGACACAACGCTAGAGAAGTCGGAGAGTGAACTAGAAGACTGTCAACGTCTCTGCACTTCTGGGATATCATCAAAGCCCAAGATGAAGACAAACTTTTTTAAAtcgctgcgcgaacactggcggaaGCGAAAAACGAAACTTGCAGTGCAGAATGGTATTGAAGTATGCTCAGGACCGCCAGAGCCAAGCAGTCGAAAAAGAGATGTGACCGTGTACTGCTCAGGATCTTCACCGTTAACTGCGCCCGACTCGCATGAAGATTCACCCAATGACGCCAATGACAATTATGTTCGTGCCGGAGTTGGTTCGGATGGTGAAAGCGCGTGCAGTGATGCTGATGGCGAGACTGAATCACCGCGTCATGACCTGCCTTCATCGTCGTCGTTCGCGGCCCCTTCTGTGCCTGACGGACAGGCAGGATCAGTCAGGGGTGTCACAGAACATTTCACGCACAGCCAACTGAATTTAGAGCAGCGTCGAACATCATGCAACATTgaggaagtatcagggagacagcTTTCAGCAACAAGTAATCGATGCTTGTCTCAACCGGTCACTGTTCATGGCCACGGCTACACGAGTACAGCATGCGAAGATCATTGGAAAAGGACTGGCCCGCACGACGGCACCACGCAGTCGGCAGGCGTTGCTGGAGGCGCAGACAGATTACACACCGAAGCCTCCGTAGTTTCGTCTGCTGCGGAAGTACCGCAGGTTCCTCCGCGGCAGCCCCAGTGTGACGCCATCCCGCCAGTGTTTGTCCCCGTGTTCCCGGAAACGGATGGCCGAGAAGACACAAGGATTAGTAGTCTAAGTGAGGAATTGTTCAAGTTATCTAAGCACGGTTGGTACTGGGGGCCGATTACGCGGGGCGAAGCCGAAGAGAAGCTGGCTGACCAGCCTGATGGTGCTTTCCTTGTACGAGACAGCTCTGACGACAGATACCTGTTGAGTCTTACGTTCAAGTCCTATGGCAAAACGCTCCATACGAGAATTGAGCACTGCAATGGTCTATTCAGCTTCTATGCTCAATCTGGACCTGAGGGTCGTGCCTGCATTGTTGATCTTATCCAAGAGTCCATGAACTATTCTCAGTCAG acaTGTGGACCTTGTGCAAGTGCATCCAAGTGTGCCCCATCAGTAGCAGCCATGCACCTAACCTAAAGATATCCTTGGGTAGGGCAGTAACAAGTAAACATGTCTCTCTAGAATTTCACGCTATGCTAGTAGTTTCAACATTGATCAAATGA